The window GTTGTCAAAAATAAGGTGGCACCTCCATTTAAGACAGCTGAATTTGATTTGATGTATGGCGAAGGTATCTCTAAAACTGGCACACTTATTGATATTGGTACAAATATGGAAATTATTAATAAATCTGGTGCTTGGTACTCCTATAATGGGGAACGTATGGGGCAAGGTAAGGAAGCGGCTAAACAATACTTGTTAGAGAATCCACAAATAGCTGATGAAATCGATCGCATTATTCGTGATACATTGGCTGTTGGCACTGAAGAAATCGATGTAATTGGTGAAGAAGTAACTGAAGAAGTATAATCATGAGTGACGAAACGATGCAAGCTGCTATGGATCAAGCGTATCGCTTCTTAGCTCAGCGCTTCCTTAGTTCTTATGAGCTGACGCAAAAAATGAGACGTAAACAATTCGAGGACCCTATCATTGAGAGGGTCCTTGAGCGCCTTAAAGATTATGATTACATTAATGATGAACGTTTATCTGAGCAGGTATTAGCCTATTTTATGAAAGAACAGAAATACGGTGCTTATATGATTAAGCAAAAAATGAAACTTCGAGGACTTGCGATTCCTCAAGAAATTTCTGCTTATGATGAGGTAAAAGCTGCTTATCGGGTGGTAGAGAAAAAATTTGGATCTATTCTCAATGAAGAGAAGACTCCTCAGGTAAAAGTTTTTAGTTTTCTCAAATACAGGGGGTTCTCAACAAGCACAATTCAAGTTGTATGCAATGATTTTTATGAATAAATTCTGCTTTTTGAGAGGCCTTGGTAGGCTTGTAAAATCTTGACAGAAAGGGCTTTGAAGTCTAAAATTAATAATAGCCTTATTTATTTATATGATGATATGGCTAATTGATAATTTAATGCATAAAGGGCATAAAAAGGAGCATGAAAGCTCAATTTTGAGAAATAAAAAGGAGGTGAAAGAAATTCTAGAGTATAGTCTAATTGCAGTGGTAATGGTACTGATTGGACTAGGGGTAGGCTATTTTTTAAGAAAAAATATTGCTGAAGGAAAACTGAATCAAGCTGAACAAGAGGCTGCACGCATCATTGCAAATGGTGAACGCACAGCTGAGTCTAAAAAGAAAGAAGCTTTATTAGAAGCGAAAGAAGAAATTCATAAGCTCCGTTCTGATGTAGAACGAGAAAATAAAGATCGTCGTTCTGAACTTCAACGTATGGAACGTCGTATTCTTCAAAAAGAAGAATCTTTGGATAAAAAATTAGACAATATTGAGCACAAAGAGGAAGCTTTACATCGCAAAGAAGCTGACTTAGCCCAAAGCCGTGAAAAGGTAGAAGCTTTGTATGAAAAACAAATGGCAGAATTGGAACGTATTTCTGGCATGACGTTCGAAGAAGCAAAAAATATCTTGTTAACGAATGTGGAACAAGAAATCCGTCATGAAACGGCGATTATGGTTAAGGAAATGGAGCAGCAAGCTAAGGATGAAGCGGAGAAAAAAGCGAAAGAAATTATCTCCTCTGCTATCCAACGTTGTGCAGCTGACCATGTAGCGGAAACTACCGTATCCGTAGTGGCATTGCCTAATGATGAAATGAAGGGGCGCATTATCGGTCGTGAGGGTCGTAACATTCGTGCACTCGAAACATTAACAGGTATTGATTTGATTATCGATGACACACCAGAAGCAGTTATTCTTTCCGGCTTCGATCCAATTCGTCGTGAAGTGGCTCGTATTGCGCTGGAAAAATTGATTGTAGATGGTCGTATCCATCCAGCTCGTATTGAAGAAATGGTTGGTAAAGCTCGTAAAGAGGTGGACCAAACTATTAAAGAGGCTGGTGAACAAGCGACATTTGAAGCTGATGTTCACGGCTTACATCCTGAAATTGTTAAGATTTTAGGCCGTTTGAAATATCGTACTAGTTATGGTCAAAACGTATTGAAACATTCCATTGAAGTATCTCATTTAGCAGGTTTAATGGCAGCTGAACTAGGCTGTGATGTAACTTTGGCTAAACGAGGTGGTTTGATTCATGATATTGGTAAAGCATTAGACCGTGAACTTGAAGGTTCTCATGTTCAAATCGGTGTTGATGTGGCTCGTAAATATCGTGAAAGTGCAGCAGTAATTAACTGTATTGGTGCTCATCATGGTGATGAAGAGTTCCAAACAGTAGAAGCTGTATTAGTAGCTGCCGCTGATGCTATCTCCGCTGCCCGTCCAGGAGCACGTCGAGAAACATTAGAAAACTACTTAAAACGTTTATCTAAATTGGAAGAAATCGCTGAATCCTTCGAAGGCGTTGAAAAATGTTTTGCTATTCAAGCCGGTCGTGAGATTCGCGTTGTAGTAAAGCCGGATAAGATTGATGAAGCTGAGTCTACATTACTTGTTCGGAATATCGTAAAACGCATCGAGTCAGAACTTGAATATCCAGGCCAAATTAAGGTCGTAATTATTCGTGAAACTCGCGTTGTGGATTACGCAAAATAATATGCTATAAGCGATAAGTATAGGCTGCAATGTTTTCATTGCAGCCTATTGTTATCAAAGTTTCGGTAATTACATATTGCTATATACGGCGTATAGAAATCATCATGTACATTACATTGTAGATGATGATTCCTATGATTCGTATCAAGCTTTTTTATATTATTTTTATAATTTAATTGATTAAAATGCTTTACAAATAGAGGATTTTTTATTTGTATATAGAATTAATATATATATATGGGGAAGGAGGCGTTGGCTATGAGCCGATATTTTGAAAATGAGTTGATTGAACAAATCAAAGATGCTAATGATATCGTGTCAGTTGTATCCGAGCATGTAGCCTTAAAGAAACGCGGCAAGAACTATTGGGGTTGTTGTCCATTTCATAATGAAAAAACGCCATCCTTTAGCGTAGCTCCTGAAAAGGGTTTTTATTATTGTTTTGGTTGCCATGCATCAGGAAATGCTATTAAATTTCTTATGGAGTTAGAGCATTTAACCTTTGTAGAAGCTTTAGAGCGGCTAGCTAATCGGGCTAATATTCCATTGCCAGAGGCGAAACTTTCACCTGAGCAAAGAGCTAGAGATGAAAGACGTAAAAAACTGTATGAAGCTTCTGATTTAGCAGCCACCTTTTTCCATAACTGTCTCACTCAAACGTCTATTGGTAAAGTGGGATTAGATTATTTGAAAAAGAGGGGGCTCACACAAGAAACCATAGAACAATTTAAACTTGGTTTTGCTCCTGATGGTTGGGATAAGTTATATCGTGCCTTTCATGACCGTGGTATTGATGATTCCATTCTCTTGGAGTTGAATCTTGTCAGAAAGAATCAAAAGGGTCAATTTTATGACTTCTTCAGAAATAGAATTATGTTCCCCATTATGGATGGTAAAGGGCGAGTAGTTGCTTTTGGTGGGCGTGTTATGGATGATAGTACACCAAAATATTTAAACTCTCCAGAGTCATCAATCTTTGAAAAAGGTAAACTTCTATTTGCTTTTGATAAGGCTTATAAATCTATTCGTGAGGAAAAACAAGCTATTCTTGTAGAAGGCTATATGGATGTTATATCTGCTCATAATCATGGTGTTACTAATGTAGTCGCATCATTGGGGACTGCTTATACAAGAGATCATGGACATATCTTGATGAGGCAGGCTGAAGAAATCGTGTTAGCTTATGATATGGATGGTGCTGGTCGTCAGGCGGCTGCTAGAGCTATTGAATTATTGCAAAATACGGATTTTAAGGTGCGTGTCCTTGCTATGCCAGACGGCAAAGATCCAGATGATTATGTGCGTAATCATGGGGGGCAGGCATTTAAGGAGTTAGTTGCTAAAGCTGTTAAGCCTCTTGATTATCTATTAAGTGAGTCTTTAATTAAACACGATACAAATGATACAGAAGGAAAGCAGGCTGTTATGGCAGATGTTTTCCCATATATTGCAAATATAGATAGTCAAACGCAGAGAGATGATGCTTTAAAAACATTGGCATTGCCATTATGGCTTGATAATAGTACTATTTTTAGATACTTTAGAGATTATGTGAAAAAAGGACAAATTGAATTAGTGGATACGGCATCGACACCTTTGCCAACACAGGATTTACCAAGGGGTGATGCGGAAAAATTATTATCCTTAGCTTTCACAAATGGCGAAGTATTACAACATATGATGAGCTATTTGCCATTAGAGGACTTTGAAAAAATTGAATATCGAGGTATAATAGAAAAGCTATTCACCTTGTATAAGTCCGAAGGTCGTCTAGATGAAACTGCAATTCAATCTGTTTTATCTTCTCAAGAATACGATATTTACTCTAGGTTGGTCGTCATGAGTGACGATGAATATAAGGTACAAGTGCCTGCATTAATCCGCAAGATAAGGCTCCATTCATTGCGTGAACAGTATAAAGCGCATTCGATTATGGCGGATCAATTAAAACGAGCAGGAGATTCGACGTTTATTAGCGAATTACATAAGTGTCAGGAAATACAGAATTTAATTAGAGAATGGTCTAAGTAAATCATTAATGGTTAAAAAGGAGAGCGCTGTGGCTAAGAAAGTACAAAAAAGTCAAATAGAGGAGATTGTTGAGCAACTTCTTGAAAAAGGCCGTAAGAGCGGTGTGTTGACACAATCCGAGATTTCAGATGCTCTTCATGAGCAGACGGAAATTACTGCGGAACAATTAGATGATATTTATACGACTTTGGGTAAATTGAATGTTGAGATTGTGGCAGATATCGATGCTGATGATACAGATAATCATACAATTGAAACGGATGAAGATGAAGACGAAGTTTCTAGCGAGAAAAAAATTGCTATCGATTTAAGTGTTGATTCTGGTGTTAATATCGATGACCCTGTACGAATGTACCTAAAAGAGATTGGTCGAGTGCCATTGCTTTCAGCTGATGAAGAAATCGTATTAGCTAAGCAAATTGAAGCTGGTGCTCAAGAGGATGCTACATATAAAGATATTCAACTTAGCAAAAAGGCAAAGAAAAAATTGGTAGATGCTAACTTGCGACTAGTTGTAAGTATCGCAAAACGTTATGTAGGTCGCGGTATGTTGTTCTTGGATCTAATCCAAGAAGGTAACTTAGGTCTAATCAAAGCGGTAGATAAATTCGATTATACTAAAGGTTATAAATTTTCTACGTATGCTACATGGTGGATTCGTCAAGCAATTACGCGTGCTATTGCAGACCAAGCTCGTACGATTCGTATTCCTGTACATATGGTAGAAACAATTAATAAATTGATTCGTATTTCTAGACAATTGTTGCAAGACAAGGGTCGTGAGCCATTGCCAGAAGAAATTGCTGAAGGTATGGGAATTACTGTAGAGCGGGTGCGTGAAATTCAGAAAATCGCTCAAGAGCCAGTATCCTTGGAAACTCCGATTGGTGAAGAGGAAGATTCCCATTTAGGGGACTTCATCGAGGACCAAGATGCAATTGCTCCAGACGATGCAGCTAGCTACATTTTATTGCAAGAGCAGATTGAAGATGTATTTACATGCTTGACTGATCGTGAGCAACAAGTCTTGATTTTACGTTTTGGTTTGAAGGATGGTAAGCCTCGTACATTGGAAGAAGTTGGTCAACATTTCAATGTAACAAGAGAACGTATTCGTCAGATTGAAGGTAAAGCGCTTACTAAATTGCGTAACCGCGGTAAACGTGATAAAATCAAAGACTTCTTATAATATTTTGAATCTCTTAAGGGTTGTAATGCAGTGTTGTATAGCACTGTATTACAACCCTTTTGTGTTATAATAAAAAATGGTAATATCTTACAATAAAAAGTAATTTATGATAAGACTTACGTAATAGACAAGCGTTTCATGTAATATCGATAAGTTCTATGTAATAGATATAAGTTGAAAGCTTATGTAATAGATAGGAGATATAATGTTTACAGTTACTAAACGGTTAGAGGTGAGTGCATCTCATCAATTAAAACTAGATTATCCGAGTAAATGTCAAAATCTTCATGGGCATAACTGGATTATTACAGTTCATGCACGTTCTGAAGAGTTAGATCATAATGGGATGGTCATCGATTTTACGATTATTAAAGAAAAAATTCATGGTCGATTGGACCATCGCCATATCAACGATGTACTAGGCGATATAAATCCTACTGCGGAGAATATGGCAAAATGGATCGCTGATGAATTGGGCCCAAAATGCTTTAAAGTAGAGGTTCAAGAATCTGAAGGGAACACAGCTATTTATGAACGTGATTGAGATTTTTGCCTCTATTGATGGGGAAGGTAGTCGGCAAGGCTTGCTGACTACATTTTTACGCCTTCATGATTGCAATATTCGCTGTTCCTATTGCGACACGACTTATAGCTACGGCATTGATAGTGTATTCACAGAGATGACTGTAGCTGAGGTGGCTGATGTTATTGAAAGCTTAGGTAATCATCGCATTACTATTACTGGTGGGGAGCCTCTATTACAAGAAGCTGCTGTTGTAGAGTTAATTG of the Veillonella parvula genome contains:
- a CDS encoding regulatory protein RecX, encoding MSDETMQAAMDQAYRFLAQRFLSSYELTQKMRRKQFEDPIIERVLERLKDYDYINDERLSEQVLAYFMKEQKYGAYMIKQKMKLRGLAIPQEISAYDEVKAAYRVVEKKFGSILNEEKTPQVKVFSFLKYRGFSTSTIQVVCNDFYE
- the rny gene encoding ribonuclease Y, whose translation is MHKGHKKEHESSILRNKKEVKEILEYSLIAVVMVLIGLGVGYFLRKNIAEGKLNQAEQEAARIIANGERTAESKKKEALLEAKEEIHKLRSDVERENKDRRSELQRMERRILQKEESLDKKLDNIEHKEEALHRKEADLAQSREKVEALYEKQMAELERISGMTFEEAKNILLTNVEQEIRHETAIMVKEMEQQAKDEAEKKAKEIISSAIQRCAADHVAETTVSVVALPNDEMKGRIIGREGRNIRALETLTGIDLIIDDTPEAVILSGFDPIRREVARIALEKLIVDGRIHPARIEEMVGKARKEVDQTIKEAGEQATFEADVHGLHPEIVKILGRLKYRTSYGQNVLKHSIEVSHLAGLMAAELGCDVTLAKRGGLIHDIGKALDRELEGSHVQIGVDVARKYRESAAVINCIGAHHGDEEFQTVEAVLVAAADAISAARPGARRETLENYLKRLSKLEEIAESFEGVEKCFAIQAGREIRVVVKPDKIDEAESTLLVRNIVKRIESELEYPGQIKVVIIRETRVVDYAK
- the dnaG gene encoding DNA primase, with the protein product MSRYFENELIEQIKDANDIVSVVSEHVALKKRGKNYWGCCPFHNEKTPSFSVAPEKGFYYCFGCHASGNAIKFLMELEHLTFVEALERLANRANIPLPEAKLSPEQRARDERRKKLYEASDLAATFFHNCLTQTSIGKVGLDYLKKRGLTQETIEQFKLGFAPDGWDKLYRAFHDRGIDDSILLELNLVRKNQKGQFYDFFRNRIMFPIMDGKGRVVAFGGRVMDDSTPKYLNSPESSIFEKGKLLFAFDKAYKSIREEKQAILVEGYMDVISAHNHGVTNVVASLGTAYTRDHGHILMRQAEEIVLAYDMDGAGRQAAARAIELLQNTDFKVRVLAMPDGKDPDDYVRNHGGQAFKELVAKAVKPLDYLLSESLIKHDTNDTEGKQAVMADVFPYIANIDSQTQRDDALKTLALPLWLDNSTIFRYFRDYVKKGQIELVDTASTPLPTQDLPRGDAEKLLSLAFTNGEVLQHMMSYLPLEDFEKIEYRGIIEKLFTLYKSEGRLDETAIQSVLSSQEYDIYSRLVVMSDDEYKVQVPALIRKIRLHSLREQYKAHSIMADQLKRAGDSTFISELHKCQEIQNLIREWSK
- the rpoD gene encoding RNA polymerase sigma factor RpoD → MAKKVQKSQIEEIVEQLLEKGRKSGVLTQSEISDALHEQTEITAEQLDDIYTTLGKLNVEIVADIDADDTDNHTIETDEDEDEVSSEKKIAIDLSVDSGVNIDDPVRMYLKEIGRVPLLSADEEIVLAKQIEAGAQEDATYKDIQLSKKAKKKLVDANLRLVVSIAKRYVGRGMLFLDLIQEGNLGLIKAVDKFDYTKGYKFSTYATWWIRQAITRAIADQARTIRIPVHMVETINKLIRISRQLLQDKGREPLPEEIAEGMGITVERVREIQKIAQEPVSLETPIGEEEDSHLGDFIEDQDAIAPDDAASYILLQEQIEDVFTCLTDREQQVLILRFGLKDGKPRTLEEVGQHFNVTRERIRQIEGKALTKLRNRGKRDKIKDFL
- the queD gene encoding 6-carboxytetrahydropterin synthase QueD, with amino-acid sequence MFTVTKRLEVSASHQLKLDYPSKCQNLHGHNWIITVHARSEELDHNGMVIDFTIIKEKIHGRLDHRHINDVLGDINPTAENMAKWIADELGPKCFKVEVQESEGNTAIYERD